From Schistocerca americana isolate TAMUIC-IGC-003095 chromosome 9, iqSchAmer2.1, whole genome shotgun sequence, the proteins below share one genomic window:
- the LOC124550637 gene encoding circumsporozoite protein-like has translation MGKNANSGKNANSGKNANSGKNANSGKNANSGKNANSGKNANSGKNANSGINANSGINANSGINANSGINANSGINANSGINANSGINANSGINANSGINANSGINANSGINANSGINANSGINANSGINANSGINANSGINANSGINANSGINANSGINANSGINANSGINANSGINANSGINANSGINANSGINANSGINANSGINANSGINANSGINANSGINANSGINANSGINANSGINANSGINANSGINANSGKNANSGKNANSGKNANSGKNANSGKNANSGKNANSGKNANSGKNANSGKNANSGKNANSGKNANSGKNANSGKNANSGKNANSGKNANSGKNANSGKNANSGKNANSGKNANSGKNANSGKTHI, from the coding sequence atgggaaaaaacgccaactcgggaaaaaacgccaactcgggaaaaaacgccaactcgggaaaaaacgccaactcgggaaaaaacgccaactcgggaaaaaacgccaactcgggaaaaaacgccaactcgggaaaaaacgccaactcgggaataaacgccaactcgggaataaacgccaactcgggaataaacgccaactcgggaataaacgccaactcgggaataaacgccaactcgggaataaacgccaactcgggaataaacgccaactcgggaataaacgccaactcgggaataaacgccaactcgggaataaacgccaactcgggaataaacgccaactcgggaataaacgccaactcgggaataaacgccaactcgggaataaacgccaactcgggaataaacgccaactcgggaataaacgccaactcgggaataaacgccaactcgggaataaacgccaactcgggaataaacgccaactcgggaataaacgccaactcgggaataaacgccaactcgggaataaacgccaactcgggaataaacgccaactcgggaataaacgccaactcgggaataaacgccaactcgggaataaacgccaactcgggaataaacgccaactcgggaataaacgccaactcgggaataaacgccaactcgggaataaacgccaactcgggaataaacgccaactcgggaataaacgccaactcgggaataaacgccaactcgggaataaacgccaactcgggaataaacgccaactcgggaaaaaacgccaactcgggaaaaaacgccaactcgggaaaaaacgccaactcgggaaaaaacgccaactcgggaaaaaacgccaactcgggaaaaaacgccaactcgggaaaaaacgccaactcgggaaaaaacgccaactcgggaaaaaacgccaactcgggaaaaaacgccaactcgggaaaaaacgccaactcgggaaaaaacgccaactcgggaaaaaacgccaactcgggaaaaaacgccaactcgggaaaaaacgccaactcgggaaaaaacgccaactcgggaaaaaacgccaactcgggaaaaaacgccaactcgggaaaaaacgccaactcgggaaaaaacgccaactcgggaaaaacgcatatatag